The following proteins are encoded in a genomic region of Glycine soja cultivar W05 chromosome 17, ASM419377v2, whole genome shotgun sequence:
- the LOC114392821 gene encoding protein JINGUBANG-like: MFGETVPRPQFMQSEPRMSTTEALTDDEFTMQSSSTASPMSPYYYEQGRLSGEGSPMTMSPWNQTTNSPFSKPQWSQEQNSVPQNALVGSLVREEGHIYSLAASGDLLYTGSDSKNIRVWKNLEEYSGFKSNSGLVKTIILSGQKIFTGHQDGKIRVWKVSPKNPSLHKRAGTLPTLKDIFKSSIKPSNYVEVRRHKTALWIRHSDAVSCLSLSADKTYLYSASWDRTIKVWRISDSKCLESIHAHDDAVNAVVCGDGGVMFSGSADGTVKVWRREPRGKGLKHAPVKTLLKQECAVTALAMDAAGGSMVYCGASDGLVNFWESDKNYAHGGVLKGHKLAVLCLTAAGTLVFSGSADKTICVWKREGLIHTCMSVLTGHDGPVKCLAVEEDRKAAAKGDRERLWSLYSGSLDKSVKIWSVSESMNNDNNNNNSNDQVRHHRMASDADSLPSVSDSSFSSGRTNGRN; the protein is encoded by the exons ATGTTTGGCGAAACCGTTCCGCGACCACAGTTCATGCAATCGGAGCCGAGAATGTCGACGACGGAGGCGCTCACCGACGACGAGTTCACGATGCAAAGCAGTAGCACGGCGTCACCGATGAGCCCTTACTACTACGAGCAGGGAAGGTTAAGCGGCGAAGGCTCGCCAATGACGATGTCACCGTGGAACCAGACAACGAACTCCCCATTCTCCAAACCTCAATGGTCTCAAGAACAAAACAGCGTCCCGCAAAACGCGCTCGTAGGTTCTCTTGTCCGAGAAGAGGGACACATCTATTCGCTTGCTGCTTCCGGCGATCTTCTGTACACCGGTTCCGACAGCAAGAATATTCGTGTCTGGAAGAACCTCGAGGAATATTCCGGGTTCAAATCCAACAGTGGTTTGGTGAAAACCATAATATTGTCTGGTCAGAAGATCTTCACCGGTCACCAAGACGGCAAAATCCGCGTCTGGAAGGTCTCCCCTAAGAACCCTAGCTTACACAAACGTGCCGGCACGTTGCCAACGCTTAAAGACATCTTCAAGAGCTCAATTAAGCCCAGCAACTACGTCGAG GTTCGACGACACAAAACGGCGTTATGGATCAGACACTCCGATGCCGTTTCGTGTTTGAGCCTTTCAGCAGACAAAACGTATTTATACTCCGCATCGTGGGACAGGACAATCAAGGTGTGGAGGATTTCAGACTCCAAATGCTTGGAATCAATCCACGCCCACGACGACGCGGTGAACGCCGTCGTGTGCGGGGACGGGGGCGTGATGTTTTCCGGCTCGGCGGACGGCACCGTCAAGGTGTGGCGGCGGGAGCCGCGAGGGAAAGGCCTGAAGCACGCCCCGGTGAAGACTCTGCTGAAGCAGGAGTGCGCGGTGACGGCGCTGGCGATGGACGCGGCGGGGGGGTCGATGGTGTACTGCGGCGCCTCCGACGGACTGGTGAACTTTTGGGAAAGCGACAAGAATTACGCGCACGGTGGGGTTTTGAAGGGCCACAAGCTCGCGGTGCTGTGCCTCACCGCAGCGGGGACGTTAGTGTTCAGCGGTTCCGCGGATAAGACCATATGCGTGTGGAAACGCGAGGGTTTGATTCACACGTGCATGTCGGTTCTCACGGGCCACGACGGTCCGGTGAAGTGCCTCGCCGTGGAGGAGGACCGCAAAGCCGCCGCGAAAGGTGACCGGGAACGGCTTTGGAGTTTGTACAGTGGGAGTTTGGATAAGTCGGTGAAGATTTGGAGTGTTTCCGAATCAatgaataatgataataataataacaatagtaATGATCAGGTGAGGCACCACCGCATGGCATCTGATGCGGACTCGTTGCCTTCTGTATCAGATAGTAGTTTCTCTTCGGGCAGGACCAATGGGAGGAACTGA